One Trichoplusia ni isolate ovarian cell line Hi5 chromosome 6, tn1, whole genome shotgun sequence DNA segment encodes these proteins:
- the LOC113495037 gene encoding protein SHQ1 homolog: protein MLTPRFKLTQDSNHIYINVHAPYTNIGDTEIDVDGENFLFVSSPYFLRLRLPGRIVDNDSSKGSYICDSGDFNLTFDKETPGEHFENLDMITSLLAPRDIPDLNPNLVEMLEEDGITLENEKEADDDYSNNFSYGFANKITTEFSNIGVEFPQIFELKVPENVSIDDRHIKRMQHEDDKFSSDHYLADFYDEELLAPYLTAVASWDNQSFNKEIDFSEDEVGVLKELPNKHYLLSKSEYKQVLYGLVDILYAYCYDKRTTLNESTVESSWTINKLSSTLSWFCTFHDMQQVLIASYRRALIHPIFRNFDLCNKVKNDLISLFKKGKKFVIKCMIEIHQMFNTSNDARYILNQLYIKDYLVFLQKCRNEELVELYNNIANIEIAKKDLELDIVELEEAAELVKQEEVDSVMENEMAVKMASMSLLTGLRKPNPALINDESDSSFDSSDSSSDSSDSSDSSDDLDSDDDPS from the coding sequence ATGTTAACTCCACGTTTTAAGTTAACTCAAGATAGTAATCACATCTACATAAATGTGCATGCACCATACACCAATATTGGTGACACTGAAATAGATGTCGATGGTGAAAATTTTCTATTTGTGTCTAGTCCGTACTTCTTGCGACTGCGCCTGCCTGGTAGAATTGTCGATAATGACAGTTCAAAAGGTTCATACATTTGCGATTCGggagattttaatttaactttcgACAAGGAGACCCCTGGAGAACATTTTGAGAATCTTGACATGATAACGAGTTTACTGGCTCCAAGAGATATTCCTGATCTAAATCCAAATCTTGTGGAAATGCTCGAGGAAGACGGAATAACATTAGAAAACGAAAAGGAAGCAGATGATGATTACAGTAACAATTTCTCTTATGGTTTCGCGAACAAGATAACGACGGAGTTTTCAAATATTGGCGTCGAATTTCCTCAAATTTTCGAGTTAAAGGTACCAGAAAATGTATCTATTGATGACCGTCATATTAAAAGAATGCAGCATGAGGATGACAAATTCTCTTCTGACCACTACCTAGCAGATTTCTATGATGAAGAGCTTCTAGCCCCATACCTTACTGCAGTAGCCTCTTGGGATAATCAAAGCTTTAACAAAGAAATAGACTTCTCAGAAGATGAAGTTGGGGTCCTCAAGGAATTGCCCAACAAGCACTACTTGCTTAGCAAAAGTGAATACAAGCAAGTGCTTTATGGACTTGTTGACATCCTGTATGCATATTGCTATGATAAGAGGACAACATTAAATGAAAGCACTGTGGAGTCTAGTTGGACTATAAACAAACTATCATCAACATTGAGTTGGTTCTGTACATTTCATGATATGCAACAGGTTTTGATTGCAAGCTATAGGAGGGCTTTAATTCATCCTATATTCAGAAATTTCGATCTCTGCAATAAAGTAAAGAACGatcttataagtttatttaagaaGGGGAAAAAGTTTGTTATAAAATGCATGATTGAAATACATCAAATGTTCAACACTAGCAATGATGCACGATACATTCTAAACCAATTGTACATCAAGGATTATTTAGTTTTTCTACAGAAATGCAGGAATGAGGAATTGGTTGAACTGTATAACAATATAGCCAATATTGAAATAGCCAAGAAAGACCTTGAACTAGATATAGTTGAGTTAGAGGAAGCCGCAGAACTAGTTAAACAGGAAGAAGTCGATAGTGTTATGGAGAATGAGATGGCTGTTAAAATGGCTTCAATGTCGCTACTGACGGGTCTAAGGAAACCTAATCCAGCTTTAATTAATGATGAATCAGACTCATCATTTGATAGCAGCGACTCATCATCTGATAGCAGTGACTCATCCGACTCCTCAGATGATCTGGACTCTGATGATGACCCATCCTGA